From the Desulfosarcina sp. BuS5 genome, one window contains:
- a CDS encoding enoyl-CoA hydratase/isomerase family protein — protein sequence MGYNTVIFEKENNIAVITLNKPKSMNSISNELMSELNSVLDLIAADNEIAVVILTGSEKVFAAGADIKEIGQINTPVKAHVFVETIQSLFNKLERLPQPVIAAVSGLALGGGCEMCMSCDIRIAADNALFGQPEIKIGVIPGAGGTQRLPRLVGVGRAKELLYTGDPIKAEEAYRIGLVNKVVPLASLMDEARALASKIAKQPGYALKTTKIVVNDGINMDLRSANAYESRSFEQLFATEDQQEGMKAFIEKRKAVFTGK from the coding sequence ATGGGATATAACACAGTAATTTTTGAAAAAGAAAATAATATCGCTGTTATAACTTTAAACAAACCGAAAAGCATGAATTCCATCAGCAATGAACTGATGAGCGAACTCAACAGCGTTCTCGACCTGATAGCTGCAGATAATGAAATAGCAGTCGTAATCCTTACCGGAAGCGAAAAAGTATTTGCAGCAGGCGCCGACATAAAGGAAATAGGCCAGATAAATACTCCCGTTAAAGCCCACGTATTTGTCGAAACTATTCAGTCGCTCTTTAACAAGCTGGAACGTCTGCCACAGCCGGTTATAGCTGCAGTGAGCGGGCTGGCTCTGGGTGGAGGGTGCGAAATGTGCATGTCCTGTGATATAAGAATCGCCGCTGATAATGCCTTATTCGGCCAGCCTGAAATCAAGATCGGCGTTATTCCCGGAGCAGGCGGGACCCAGAGACTGCCGAGACTGGTCGGTGTAGGAAGAGCCAAAGAACTCCTTTATACAGGAGACCCGATCAAAGCTGAAGAAGCATACCGCATAGGCCTTGTAAACAAGGTTGTTCCCCTTGCATCCTTGATGGATGAAGCCAGGGCCCTGGCATCAAAAATCGCCAAACAGCCCGGATATGCATTAAAAACAACCAAAATAGTGGTAAATGATGGAATAAATATGGATCTTCGCTCTGCCAATGCTTATGAATCACGCAGTTTTGAACAGCTTTTTGCCACAGAAGATCAACAGGAAGGTATGAAAGCCTTTATTGAAAAAAGGAAGGCGGTTTTTACAGGTAAATAA